One window of the Candidatus Saccharibacteria bacterium genome contains the following:
- a CDS encoding transposase, giving the protein MSRSKCSRELYCSFLEVTSSRYSALSLSEVAPDNAMLSHDSVSRWLASEKIQPKDLWQAAAKEVRATPGILVFDDVVIDKSRSGKMELVNWQYAGSKHDITRGIGVVNALWQVDTEHYIPMDYRIWNPPEDGKTKNDHFQDMLSSTRQRGLRPEMVVADSWYGSLKNLKAVRSHGWDWVMGLRSNRLVGKPHIQLRELDIPDTGLVTYLKGYGWIRVFRFEASNGRTDYVGTSRTDLTREQVKKYFERRWSVEVLHRELKQTCGLSRCQANLGRAQRNHIGLALLTWVRKHKRRLIDQTTLYQQDWEVIKPGIQLALAARLNG; this is encoded by the coding sequence ATGTCTCGTTCAAAATGTTCTCGTGAGCTGTACTGCTCATTCCTGGAGGTCACCTCCTCACGGTATTCTGCGCTCAGCTTGAGCGAAGTAGCCCCAGACAATGCCATGCTCTCTCACGACAGCGTCTCCCGTTGGCTAGCATCTGAAAAGATACAGCCCAAAGACCTGTGGCAAGCTGCCGCTAAGGAAGTTCGCGCCACTCCTGGCATTTTGGTCTTCGATGATGTCGTCATCGACAAAAGCCGAAGCGGCAAGATGGAGCTTGTGAACTGGCAGTATGCGGGAAGTAAGCATGACATCACCAGAGGGATTGGCGTTGTAAATGCGTTGTGGCAAGTAGATACAGAACACTACATTCCTATGGACTACCGCATCTGGAACCCGCCAGAAGACGGCAAGACTAAGAATGATCACTTCCAGGATATGCTGAGTAGCACAAGACAGAGAGGGCTACGCCCGGAGATGGTTGTTGCGGATAGCTGGTACGGCTCTCTAAAAAACCTTAAGGCAGTTCGCTCTCATGGCTGGGACTGGGTCATGGGGCTGAGGAGCAACCGGTTAGTCGGTAAGCCACATATCCAGCTCAGAGAGTTAGATATACCAGATACAGGCTTGGTGACATATCTGAAAGGCTATGGGTGGATCAGAGTCTTCCGGTTTGAGGCCAGTAACGGCCGCACGGATTATGTTGGTACAAGTCGTACTGACCTCACCCGCGAACAAGTCAAGAAATACTTCGAGCGCCGTTGGAGTGTCGAGGTACTGCATCGAGAGCTCAAACAAACCTGTGGCTTATCCCGCTGTCAGGCCAATCTTGGCCGAGCCCAAAGAAACCACATTGGGTTAGCTTTGCTTACCTGGGTACGAAAACATAAGAGAAGGCTAATTGACCAAACGACGCTATACCAACAAGATTGGGAGGTCATAAAACCAGGCATCCAGCTTGCGCTGGCTGCCCGGTTGAATGGGTGA
- a CDS encoding type II toxin-antitoxin system VapC family toxin, whose product MGYLVDTNVLSELAKPAPNSEVSAWFSQVSELELFTSCLVLGEIEKGIMLLEDDMKRRQLTTQLQDIQDAFEGRIISLDVIAAKLWGDLTAVGSKAGRTPPIIDAMLAAQCLAHNLTLVTRNLKDFEQFAGLQVYSPWV is encoded by the coding sequence ATAGGATATTTGGTTGATACAAACGTCCTTAGCGAATTAGCCAAACCGGCTCCGAACTCCGAAGTGAGCGCTTGGTTTTCCCAAGTGAGTGAGCTAGAGCTCTTTACATCATGCCTGGTGCTCGGGGAGATAGAAAAAGGGATTATGCTTCTAGAAGACGACATGAAACGTCGGCAACTGACTACTCAACTACAAGATATACAAGACGCTTTTGAGGGCCGTATCATCTCACTCGATGTGATAGCGGCAAAACTGTGGGGTGATTTGACGGCTGTAGGGAGTAAGGCTGGCAGAACCCCTCCCATTATCGACGCCATGTTGGCCGCACAGTGTCTCGCCCATAACCTGACATTGGTTACGCGCAACCTCAAAGATTTTGAGCAGTTTGCTGGGCTTCAGGTGTATTCTCCCTGGGTCTGA
- a CDS encoding tRNA dimethylallyltransferase produces the protein MTLLTTNNKLPISDSQLIAIVGETASGKSALAMEIARRFDGEIICADAMTVYRGFNIGTAKPSEADRLTVPHHLLDIADPAQGFNVAAFQRLARGAMSDIWSRGMLPILVGGSGLYIDSVLYDYELKPSLNIDERDVLNTMELSELLALALSRGLDISGVDVRNKRRVIRLIENGGVASARAPLRPHTCIVGMHIERNELESRVKQRVERMLVAGLENEVRGLSDKYGWDSEPMRSIGYREWREYFSGQQSLDETEERIVRSTMQLAKKQRTWFKRNNSIQWVADPSIAVDIVTTFLNK, from the coding sequence ATGACGTTACTAACTACCAATAACAAACTACCAATTTCTGATTCGCAACTCATAGCCATAGTGGGAGAAACAGCCAGTGGTAAATCTGCGCTGGCAATGGAAATTGCTCGGCGGTTTGACGGCGAAATTATATGTGCCGATGCTATGACGGTGTATCGGGGGTTCAATATTGGTACGGCCAAACCAAGTGAAGCTGACCGTTTGACAGTACCGCATCACTTGCTAGACATTGCCGACCCGGCGCAGGGATTTAATGTTGCAGCGTTCCAGCGTCTCGCTAGAGGGGCGATGAGTGATATTTGGTCCCGGGGAATGCTGCCTATTTTGGTGGGTGGAAGCGGTTTGTACATAGACAGTGTGCTGTATGACTATGAATTAAAACCATCACTTAACATCGATGAAAGAGATGTATTAAATACAATGGAGCTTTCCGAACTGCTTGCGCTTGCATTGTCGCGAGGGCTCGATATTTCTGGGGTCGATGTACGCAATAAACGGCGCGTAATCCGCCTAATAGAAAACGGCGGGGTAGCTTCTGCGCGTGCTCCGCTGAGACCACATACGTGCATTGTTGGCATGCACATAGAACGGAATGAGCTGGAATCCCGGGTTAAACAACGGGTTGAACGCATGTTAGTAGCGGGGCTAGAAAACGAAGTACGAGGGCTATCGGACAAATACGGGTGGGACAGCGAACCCATGAGAAGCATTGGATACCGTGAGTGGCGCGAATACTTCTCAGGGCAGCAAAGTCTAGACGAAACCGAGGAGCGGATTGTACGTTCCACTATGCAGCTCGCTAAGAAACAGCGCACCTGGTTTAAGCGCAACAATAGTATTCAGTGGGTGGCTGACCCCAGTATTGCCGTAGACATTGTGACAACATTTCTGAACAAATAG
- a CDS encoding MBL fold metallo-hydrolase, producing the protein MDIQFYGANCIVLSNKQVRLVFDDNLESLGAKSVTKDGDICLFTMPHQNPVKGAKMTIDMAGEYEVSGVNVRGIQTRAHMDTEQERNATMYKITVGETRILVIGHIYPKLSDSKLEDIGLVDVMLIPVGGTGYTLDPSGALQVVKEVEPKVFIPTHYADKALRYEVPQQSLEDAMKAFGMEPKETTAKLQFKPADGSDTTQLVILEKA; encoded by the coding sequence ATGGATATACAATTTTATGGCGCAAACTGTATTGTGCTTAGCAATAAGCAGGTTCGACTGGTGTTTGATGATAACCTAGAGTCTTTGGGTGCGAAATCAGTCACAAAAGACGGCGATATTTGCCTATTTACCATGCCGCACCAAAACCCCGTAAAGGGCGCCAAGATGACCATAGACATGGCGGGCGAGTATGAAGTGAGCGGCGTCAATGTGCGCGGTATTCAAACGCGGGCACACATGGACACGGAGCAGGAGCGCAACGCAACTATGTATAAGATTACAGTTGGCGAAACGCGAATTCTGGTAATTGGTCATATTTATCCAAAGCTAAGTGACTCAAAACTTGAAGATATTGGGCTAGTGGACGTTATGCTTATACCTGTTGGGGGCACGGGGTACACACTTGACCCAAGCGGTGCCTTGCAGGTTGTTAAAGAAGTTGAACCTAAAGTATTCATTCCGACACATTATGCCGATAAGGCATTACGTTATGAGGTGCCACAGCAATCACTAGAAGACGCCATGAAAGCATTCGGCATGGAGCCAAAAGAGACCACCGCCAAGCTACAATTTAAGCCGGCAGATGGGTCAGACACAACACAGCTTGTGATTCTCGAAAAGGCATAG
- a CDS encoding site-2 protease family protein — MGEISVYNFIILIGCLLVAMTVHEFAHAYVGMKLGDSTAKDAGRVSLNPLDHIDPFMTVVLPAITWVVFHVLFLAAKPVPFNPGRVKYDEYGAAMIAAAGPLSNLALAVLAAFVLKTVALSGLAYDVLTMFLVLNVGLFVFNLIPIPPLDGSRVLYAFAPESVQDVMERIEPYGFVIILALVVMGGFGGWLGNMNEAVLRAIL; from the coding sequence ATGGGTGAAATTTCTGTCTATAACTTCATTATACTTATTGGCTGCCTACTGGTAGCTATGACGGTGCACGAATTTGCTCATGCGTACGTAGGCATGAAGCTTGGGGATAGCACTGCGAAAGATGCAGGGAGGGTTTCGCTCAACCCGCTTGACCACATAGACCCTTTTATGACTGTTGTACTTCCGGCAATAACATGGGTAGTGTTTCATGTGCTATTTTTGGCGGCGAAGCCGGTGCCGTTTAACCCCGGCAGGGTAAAGTACGACGAATATGGTGCTGCCATGATAGCTGCGGCAGGACCGCTCTCTAACCTTGCTCTTGCGGTGTTGGCGGCGTTTGTGCTGAAGACAGTTGCGTTGAGCGGTCTGGCGTACGATGTACTAACGATGTTCTTAGTGCTTAACGTTGGTCTGTTCGTCTTCAACCTCATTCCTATACCACCCCTTGATGGCTCGAGAGTACTGTATGCATTCGCACCTGAATCAGTCCAAGACGTAATGGAGCGAATTGAACCATATGGGTTTGTGATAATACTTGCGCTCGTTGTTATGGGTGGTTTTGGCGGCTGGCTTGGGAATATGAACGAAGCTGTTTTACGAGCTATCTTATAG
- a CDS encoding transcriptional regulator gives MVEQLFGSKTRVKLLHLFYENPNRSFYVREITRKIDEQINSVRRELANLLNIGIITSDSSNNKVYYEVNQKYAYYAPLQEIFGGQKPKRSAKKPAVLPEDVAAVPEPTVQQAPSEPEEPAALKQLGNVEIAALMGQFTRDETSGVDVLIVGNVNRNALQKYVTDLEEQEGKDLRYTVFSLDEFRYRVQIKDRFISNVLLSKKQVILDKPGLLS, from the coding sequence GTGGTAGAGCAACTATTTGGTTCCAAAACGCGCGTCAAGTTGCTGCATCTTTTTTATGAAAACCCTAACCGGTCATTTTATGTGCGTGAGATTACCCGCAAGATTGATGAGCAAATAAACTCTGTGCGCCGTGAGCTGGCTAATTTACTAAATATAGGCATCATCACCAGCGATTCTAGTAACAACAAAGTCTACTACGAAGTAAACCAGAAGTATGCTTATTATGCTCCTTTGCAAGAAATTTTTGGCGGGCAAAAGCCAAAAAGGTCGGCAAAAAAGCCCGCAGTTCTCCCCGAAGATGTCGCTGCAGTGCCCGAGCCAACTGTCCAGCAGGCTCCTTCGGAGCCAGAGGAGCCTGCCGCCCTGAAGCAGCTGGGAAATGTAGAAATTGCTGCTCTTATGGGTCAGTTCACTCGCGACGAAACCAGCGGGGTAGATGTGCTTATTGTTGGTAATGTCAACCGAAATGCGCTGCAAAAGTATGTGACCGACCTCGAGGAGCAAGAAGGCAAGGATCTTCGCTACACCGTATTTTCGCTCGACGAGTTCCGGTACCGCGTTCAAATAAAAGACCGCTTTATTTCTAACGTCTTGCTTTCCAAGAAACAAGTTATACTTGATAAGCCTGGTTTGCTGAGCTAG
- the thrS gene encoding threonine--tRNA ligase — protein MSNSQDDLYAMRHSLAHILATAVQDLWPEVKLGVGPVVENGFYYDIDLGPELKLSEDDFPRIEEKMREIIGSAQPFEQFTMPVQEALQWARQYGQPYKEELLNDLQREGTTLAKDLNAALMGLPAGIVGSTAPQAVTEVSFYRNGDFTDLCRGPHVESTDKVGAFKLMRVAGAYWRGKETNPQMQRVYGVAFETPKELRQYLDMLEEAKKRDHRKLGTELDLFVFSDLVGQGLPLWTPRGMTLKNQLDAFVQELRDERGFQQVGVPHITKKDLYERSGHWSKFKDELFRITTREGHEFAMKPMNCPHHTQIYASQPRSYRDLPIRYRESTMVYRDEQSGELGGLSRVRAITQDDAHVFCRTGQVEAEVQQLWDIIETFYQAVGFDDLTYRLSTHDPDDMSKYAGGSERWGSTVAQLENILKSKVGDKYYVGVGEAAFYGPKIDFMGRDALGREHQVATIQLDFNQPEGFDLTCVGEAGEPERIVMLHCAVMGSHERFLSIYIEHTAGRFPVWCAPEQVRILSVNQEPSTVEFVEKLREQGRALGLRVTVDNSNESVGKKIRTAEMWKVPYVIVAGEKEVGGGELTPRIRKDLVVNEEAKSYTAGEFLKTVAHESKSRVSKTSL, from the coding sequence ATGAGTAATAGTCAAGACGATCTGTATGCTATGAGGCATAGTTTGGCGCATATTCTGGCGACGGCGGTGCAAGACCTGTGGCCAGAGGTAAAGCTGGGCGTGGGGCCAGTGGTAGAGAATGGTTTTTATTACGATATCGACCTTGGGCCAGAGTTAAAACTCAGCGAAGACGATTTTCCACGTATAGAGGAGAAAATGCGCGAAATAATTGGCTCGGCGCAGCCATTTGAGCAGTTTACTATGCCGGTGCAAGAGGCGCTACAATGGGCTCGGCAGTATGGTCAGCCGTATAAAGAAGAACTGCTTAATGACCTACAGCGTGAGGGCACAACGCTCGCTAAAGACCTAAACGCCGCACTCATGGGTTTACCGGCGGGCATAGTGGGCTCTACGGCTCCGCAGGCAGTGACGGAGGTGAGTTTTTACCGCAACGGTGATTTTACCGACCTCTGCCGTGGCCCGCACGTGGAATCGACCGATAAAGTTGGGGCATTCAAGCTTATGCGTGTGGCCGGGGCGTACTGGCGCGGCAAAGAAACCAACCCGCAAATGCAACGGGTGTACGGTGTGGCATTTGAGACGCCCAAGGAGCTAAGGCAGTATCTGGATATGCTGGAGGAAGCCAAAAAGCGTGACCACCGTAAACTTGGTACCGAACTAGACCTGTTTGTCTTCTCTGACTTAGTAGGGCAGGGGTTACCCCTGTGGACGCCACGCGGTATGACGCTAAAAAACCAGCTTGATGCCTTTGTGCAGGAGCTACGCGACGAACGAGGTTTCCAGCAGGTGGGCGTGCCGCATATAACCAAAAAGGATCTCTACGAGCGCAGTGGGCACTGGTCGAAGTTTAAGGATGAGCTGTTTCGCATTACCACGCGCGAGGGGCACGAGTTTGCCATGAAGCCCATGAACTGCCCACACCACACCCAGATTTACGCGAGTCAGCCACGCAGCTACCGAGACCTACCTATTCGCTACCGAGAATCAACCATGGTCTACCGGGACGAGCAGAGTGGTGAGCTGGGTGGCTTGAGCCGCGTACGGGCCATTACCCAAGATGACGCGCATGTGTTTTGTCGCACTGGCCAGGTAGAAGCAGAGGTACAACAGCTGTGGGATATTATAGAAACGTTTTATCAGGCTGTTGGTTTCGATGACCTAACGTACCGGCTTTCCACGCACGACCCCGATGACATGAGTAAATACGCTGGGGGGAGTGAAAGGTGGGGGTCCACGGTCGCTCAACTCGAGAATATTCTGAAGTCAAAGGTGGGTGATAAGTACTATGTGGGCGTGGGTGAGGCGGCATTTTACGGCCCTAAAATTGACTTCATGGGGCGAGATGCGCTGGGGCGTGAGCACCAAGTAGCGACCATCCAGCTAGATTTCAACCAGCCCGAAGGCTTTGACCTAACTTGCGTGGGCGAAGCTGGTGAGCCGGAGCGAATAGTAATGCTGCACTGCGCAGTAATGGGCTCGCACGAGCGTTTCCTAAGCATATACATAGAACATACCGCTGGTCGGTTCCCGGTGTGGTGTGCGCCAGAACAAGTGCGTATTTTGAGCGTTAACCAGGAACCCTCAACGGTGGAGTTTGTAGAGAAACTGCGCGAACAGGGCAGGGCGCTTGGCTTACGCGTAACCGTAGACAACAGCAACGAATCTGTCGGCAAAAAAATTCGCACCGCCGAGATGTGGAAGGTGCCGTACGTGATTGTGGCCGGGGAGAAAGAAGTAGGAGGCGGGGAACTAACGCCACGCATTCGCAAAGATCTGGTGGTAAACGAAGAAGCCAAAAGCTATACTGCCGGAGAGTTCCTGAAAACGGTCGCTCACGAATCCAAATCCCGCGTGAGTAAAACATCACTGTGA
- a CDS encoding type II toxin-antitoxin system Phd/YefM family antitoxin, protein MTWQLQEAKNKLSSVVDIALSQGPQIISRRGKNTAVVVSYADYRRMLQPAHRLKTALKKADFSGLDLARDRAVVGRQTDEGVVQ, encoded by the coding sequence ATGACATGGCAACTCCAAGAAGCGAAAAACAAACTGAGCAGCGTCGTAGATATAGCTCTCAGTCAGGGGCCGCAAATTATAAGTCGGCGCGGGAAAAACACAGCTGTAGTAGTGAGTTACGCCGACTATCGTCGTATGCTTCAGCCGGCTCACCGCCTAAAGACGGCGCTAAAGAAGGCAGATTTTTCTGGGCTCGACCTGGCCCGCGACAGAGCAGTGGTAGGTCGACAGACAGATGAAGGGGTGGTTCAGTGA
- a CDS encoding asparaginase, which yields MTILFVQTGGTIDKDYPENDNNHGYYFEIGEPSFLRTLERGNPDFSYRVMTVLRKDSLDMTDLDRELIKKAVSAAKEDRVVITHGTDTIHKTAQAIAGIKGKTIILTGSRLPEKFYESEADFNLGMAIAGAQVLKHGVYIALYGLITPWDKFNNK from the coding sequence ATGACTATACTTTTTGTGCAAACTGGTGGAACTATAGATAAAGACTACCCAGAGAACGACAACAACCATGGGTACTACTTTGAAATCGGTGAGCCAAGCTTCCTACGTACTCTCGAACGAGGGAACCCCGACTTTTCATACAGGGTTATGACTGTTCTGCGCAAAGACAGCTTGGACATGACCGACCTTGACCGTGAGCTAATAAAAAAGGCTGTTAGCGCTGCAAAAGAGGATCGTGTTGTTATTACCCACGGCACAGACACCATCCACAAAACCGCACAAGCAATCGCGGGCATAAAAGGAAAAACCATCATACTGACTGGATCGCGCTTACCCGAAAAATTCTATGAATCAGAGGCAGACTTCAACCTCGGTATGGCCATTGCAGGCGCACAGGTGTTGAAGCATGGAGTCTACATAGCGCTATACGGGCTCATTACTCCCTGGGATAAGTTCAACAACAAATAG
- the rpmB gene encoding 50S ribosomal protein L28 produces the protein MQKCDLTGKGKQYGSNVSFSQRHTKKVWKPNLQTKTVEVDGKKVKLKISTQAIRTLKKKGLLA, from the coding sequence ATGCAAAAATGTGATCTTACCGGCAAAGGCAAGCAGTACGGCAGCAATGTCAGCTTCTCGCAGCGCCACACCAAAAAAGTTTGGAAGCCAAATCTACAGACCAAAACGGTCGAAGTCGATGGCAAAAAAGTAAAGCTAAAAATCAGCACCCAAGCCATCCGTACCCTGAAGAAAAAAGGCCTTTTGGCATAG
- a CDS encoding cupin domain-containing protein, with protein sequence MKVSKLSNATFESREGYERAILFNDDDFGSATKLQLMRLAAGKTIRPHHHVQRTECFRIVSGEGQIKVNGQVVATSPDDIVLCEPGDVHEFINLSATEPLTFLVIRTNDPGNEDMIWEK encoded by the coding sequence ATGAAGGTTAGCAAACTGTCAAACGCAACATTTGAGTCACGGGAAGGATATGAAAGAGCTATCCTCTTTAATGATGATGATTTTGGGTCTGCAACTAAACTACAACTAATGCGCTTGGCTGCTGGGAAAACTATTCGCCCACATCATCACGTTCAACGTACGGAGTGTTTCAGGATAGTGTCTGGTGAGGGTCAGATAAAAGTGAATGGGCAAGTGGTGGCAACATCACCTGACGATATAGTGCTCTGTGAGCCTGGGGATGTGCACGAATTTATCAACCTATCTGCAACAGAGCCACTTACCTTTCTGGTTATTCGTACAAATGATCCTGGTAATGAAGATATGATATGGGAAAAGTAA
- a CDS encoding MGMT family protein: MSTVDTDAGFRGRVEAVVGQIPRGRVMTYGQLAALCGNARAARIVGGIAHFGDPALPWQRVVNKSGGLAAGYPGGRAAHAEHLRSEGVAVSEDMRVEVEKLLWWPVE; this comes from the coding sequence ATGTCTACCGTGGATACTGACGCTGGGTTTCGGGGGCGGGTGGAGGCAGTGGTGGGGCAGATTCCGCGGGGGCGGGTGATGACATATGGGCAGCTGGCGGCTTTGTGTGGGAATGCGCGGGCGGCGCGGATTGTGGGAGGGATTGCACACTTTGGTGACCCGGCTTTGCCCTGGCAACGCGTGGTGAATAAGTCTGGCGGGCTGGCAGCAGGGTATCCGGGCGGCCGAGCTGCTCACGCTGAGCATCTGCGGTCAGAGGGTGTGGCGGTTTCGGAAGATATGCGGGTAGAGGTAGAAAAGCTACTGTGGTGGCCAGTAGAGTAG
- a CDS encoding MscL family protein has product MAKANHVKGFVDFVREQGVVGLAVGLAIGTAAGAAVKEIVDQFISPIVGFILGGADLNGLEWNTGLSRGGEDLIFGWGAILGAVITPLATAFVVYQIVHMAKLDRMDKKKD; this is encoded by the coding sequence ATGGCAAAAGCAAATCACGTAAAAGGTTTTGTGGATTTTGTTCGCGAGCAAGGCGTCGTTGGTCTAGCGGTCGGTTTGGCTATCGGTACTGCGGCAGGTGCGGCCGTAAAAGAGATTGTTGATCAATTTATTAGTCCAATAGTCGGTTTTATTCTCGGCGGTGCTGACTTAAACGGACTAGAGTGGAACACCGGGCTTAGCCGCGGTGGAGAAGACCTTATCTTCGGCTGGGGAGCAATCCTTGGTGCGGTGATTACGCCCTTGGCAACGGCATTTGTGGTCTACCAGATTGTCCATATGGCCAAGCTTGACCGCATGGATAAGAAAAAAGACTAA
- a CDS encoding glycosyltransferase family 2 protein, producing MMSLEIPREQDRKGHYRFFEILPGALSWSMLALPFILSFIDVRIAALFMFIYVLINFARGAASAVRSMQGFRTLKQHQKLPWPTMLNELAQGVIPPRVKRPKWHHYATAGTKERPLLMEPDQVVHAVIIATYKESRDVLGPTIEALLASEFNMKQVICILAYEERGGEATELQATELMKQYQSRFMDAFAVKHPSNIPGEIIGKGGNVTYAGRALETYLKKNKIDPLRVVVTTLDADNRPDKHYLTALSYAYIVCPDPVHSSFQPVALFSNNIWDPPAPMRVLATGNSISHLVFSLRSHALRNFSAHAQPMVALQKTDFWSVRTIVEDGHQFWRSYFRFEGNYRALALHLPIYQDAVLSDTYWKTLKAQFLQYRRWTYGASDLAYVVHMGFFRKNTIPKRDLIAKTWRLLEGHVTWAVGPILVLFGGFIPVLFHPKSYAALELPLIVSRIQTFAIFIAVVTVFLALKTLPPKPAHYKRHRNIFMLLQWAYLPFTTLIFNSFAALYSQTRLMLRKYISKFDVTDKAVVSRAADGSTSKKL from the coding sequence ATGATGTCTTTAGAAATCCCACGCGAGCAGGACAGGAAGGGGCACTATAGGTTCTTTGAAATTCTGCCCGGCGCACTCAGCTGGAGCATGTTAGCACTGCCGTTCATACTGAGCTTTATAGATGTTAGAATTGCCGCCTTGTTCATGTTTATTTATGTCCTTATCAACTTCGCCAGGGGCGCCGCTAGTGCGGTTCGCTCTATGCAGGGTTTTCGCACACTAAAACAACACCAAAAACTACCGTGGCCGACCATGCTCAACGAACTTGCACAGGGCGTGATACCCCCTCGCGTGAAGCGACCAAAGTGGCATCACTATGCTACTGCGGGCACCAAAGAGAGGCCGCTGCTTATGGAGCCAGACCAGGTTGTGCACGCCGTTATTATTGCTACCTATAAAGAATCTCGTGATGTGCTTGGACCGACTATAGAGGCGTTGCTGGCGTCTGAATTTAACATGAAGCAAGTTATCTGCATACTTGCCTACGAAGAACGCGGCGGGGAAGCGACAGAACTGCAAGCAACTGAGCTGATGAAGCAGTACCAATCGCGGTTTATGGATGCATTTGCGGTGAAACACCCCTCAAATATACCTGGAGAGATAATTGGCAAAGGTGGTAATGTGACGTATGCTGGCCGGGCGCTTGAGACTTATTTAAAAAAGAACAAAATTGACCCGCTGCGAGTGGTTGTCACAACGCTCGATGCCGATAATCGGCCAGACAAACACTATTTAACAGCGCTCAGTTATGCCTACATTGTTTGTCCAGACCCCGTACACTCATCGTTCCAGCCCGTTGCGCTCTTTTCGAATAATATCTGGGATCCGCCAGCGCCTATGCGCGTTCTTGCAACCGGTAACTCTATATCGCACCTTGTGTTTTCACTTCGGTCTCATGCGCTTAGGAATTTTTCGGCACATGCTCAGCCGATGGTTGCGCTACAAAAAACCGATTTTTGGAGCGTGCGCACCATAGTGGAGGATGGTCATCAATTCTGGCGCTCCTACTTCCGTTTTGAAGGGAACTACCGGGCGCTGGCGCTCCATTTGCCCATCTACCAAGACGCTGTGCTCTCAGACACCTACTGGAAAACGCTGAAAGCACAGTTTTTGCAGTATAGGCGCTGGACGTACGGCGCCTCTGACCTTGCCTACGTGGTTCACATGGGGTTCTTCCGTAAAAATACCATACCAAAACGTGACCTTATAGCAAAAACGTGGCGGCTTCTCGAGGGGCATGTGACCTGGGCTGTCGGGCCCATACTAGTTCTTTTCGGTGGATTTATACCGGTACTTTTTCACCCAAAAAGCTATGCCGCCCTAGAGTTGCCACTCATTGTTAGTCGTATACAGACGTTTGCAATCTTCATTGCGGTTGTAACCGTGTTTTTGGCGCTAAAGACCCTGCCCCCAAAGCCAGCCCACTATAAGCGGCATAGAAATATCTTCATGTTGCTTCAGTGGGCCTACTTACCATTTACCACACTTATTTTTAATTCATTTGCTGCGCTGTATTCGCAAACACGGCTTATGCTTCGGAAATACATATCAAAGTTCGACGTAACAGATAAAGCAGTTGTTTCTAGAGCAGCCGACGGTAGCACCAGCAAAAAACTGTAG
- a CDS encoding type II toxin-antitoxin system RelE/ParE family toxin — MYSIVWSKSAAKEIRKVPIAHRTVIVRKIAMLANDPRPVGCAKLRGHDRLYRFRQGDYRVIYDVEDERLIVIVVEVRHRKDVYRGY, encoded by the coding sequence ATGTACAGTATTGTATGGTCGAAAAGTGCCGCAAAGGAAATACGCAAGGTTCCAATTGCGCATAGAACCGTCATTGTGCGTAAGATTGCTATGCTTGCGAATGATCCACGGCCTGTGGGTTGCGCGAAGCTGAGGGGACACGATCGGCTGTACCGATTTCGCCAGGGGGATTACAGAGTAATCTATGACGTGGAGGATGAGAGACTTATCGTTATTGTCGTTGAGGTGCGACACAGAAAAGATGTCTACCGTGGATACTGA
- a CDS encoding four helix bundle protein: MQQSAVSIPCNIAEGYARISQKEKVQLYSISRGSVAELQTQLLVTRCFCPMPFRESQAVLCLTHLPA; encoded by the coding sequence ATGCAGCAATCTGCCGTATCTATTCCATGTAACATTGCTGAGGGCTATGCTCGAATATCTCAGAAAGAAAAGGTTCAGTTATACTCTATTTCAAGGGGTTCTGTTGCCGAGCTCCAAACGCAACTTCTAGTTACCAGATGCTTCTGCCCTATGCCTTTTCGAGAATCACAAGCTGTGTTGTGTCTGACCCATCTGCCGGCTTAA